The DNA sequence ACGCCGTGTTGATTCATCATGTCGTATGAGTAGAGGTAGCCAGCAACTGGTTTTCCAACTGAGGCTATTGTGGTGTAGTTAACTCGCCAAATTTCTTCTCCTGTGCGTAAGTCAACGCATATGTAGTCGCCGCCGCTGCCTGAGTTGCCCCATGGTTCAAGATAGGATAGTCTTCCGTTCATAACGACTGCTTCAGTGAATCTTACGTTGTAGGAGCCGCCCATGTAGTAAGTTTTGCCTAAGACATCATAGCTGCCACCGCCGACGACGCCGCCGTCCTGTATGGGGCGTGTCCACATTATGTGTGGGCTGTTTGGTAATGTGCCGTCTGGTTGGTATCTGCCGTAGCCGCCTTGGGTGTCGCATGTCGAGGTTGCGCCTTGTGTGCCGCTGTCTCCGATGCGGATGAATGGGGGATTAAGCCAGTTAGAGGAGATCTTCCACCAGTCAGTGTTTTGTCCTTCTATGGGCCGCGTCCAGTATTCAGTGGGTAAGGGGAAGCCTAGAATGGGTGCAGTAACGGGGTCCTCTTGTACTGTTATTGTCGTTGTGTCGTTGGCCGGCTTGAAGTAATCGTTTGTCCAGCTGCTTACCGCTGTAGCATTCCATGTGAACTTTTGGCCTTTGTATTGGAATAGCAGAGTATAGTTGCCTACTTGGGTGGGTGTGAAGAAATATGATTGTACGCCAGTTGTATCCACGACTACTGGCCACTCGGTTACTTCGGTGGTGCCGTCTGGCTTTGTAATCGTGAGTACATAGTCGTGTCGTCGGTAATCGTTGCCTTCAGCTGAGGAGGGCATGGGTGCATCGACCCACATGAAGACACTCACTTGTTGTCCTGCGCCGACTAGTGTAGGCTGTGCTACTACGAACGCAAAGGATGGGATCTCCCAGGCGGGTGAGTGCGCGTTTGTGGCTGGGAACTGTATTATTTGAACGCTGATTGTTACGATTAGAATTGTTGCAATTACTGTAGCTATTGCTCTTTTATTCGAGAATTTCTTCAATTATTTTTTCTCCTTTTATTTTTCGGTGTATCGTTGTTAGTTGATTATGTTTATAAAAAACACTCACCTAAAGTGATTCATTAAATGGTGCTATTTCGATTGGTTTATGAATATTTTTGACCATATTTTTAGATAGGTTTATGTAAAAAAAATAACGTTTTAGTTATATGAATAAAACATTAGCTGCTATAACCAGAAAACCATAAAAACAACCAAGCCAACCCCACAAACTCTGCCTGGACACCCTCCAGGTTTCAGCCTGACGCTAGACGTGGGCGACCCGCAAAGCAGCATATTTTCAAAGGCAAAATCAGTCCCAAAAATGTGTTTCTTAAGCCCGGGTTTAAATATAATCCGCGCTCAGCCTACATGATTTCCATACAAACCCACGTATCCCAACCATCAAAACCGCCAAGCTCTTTAAAGAATAATATAAAAACCATCCAGGTGGGCAAGTGCGGTTTTAACTATTTTGAGCGAACACTCTTTTATGCAAGGCGCCTCAGTGGAGTGCTGAGGAATAGCTTTGGTTAGACGTTTTGTTGACCGATGGAGTAAACCAAAAGAGGACTCGATAACTTCCAAAATAGCCAATGTTGGCAAGCCATCGGAGAACATAAAGGACCAAATCGCGCAGGTCACACAGCGCTTAGATATGCAAACAAAAACGCTTGACAGCGCAGTTCTGCGTTTCCAGAGCCGAGATGCGGAAATCTTTAATCGCGTCGTCAAAGCCATGGCTATGCATGATGGAGCAAGAGCTAACATCCTTGCCACGGAGCTGGCTGAGATTCGCAAAGTCGAGAAAATGCTCACGAATGCCTCGCTTGCCCTGCAAAGCGTTTCCATGCGGCTGCGTACGGTGTCTGAACTGGGGGACTTAGTTACGGTGCTTGCCCCCGCAAAAAGCATGCTAAACAACATACGTGGCGAGATGTGCGGCATCATGCCTGAGGCAAGCCAGGAACTGGGCAACATCGGTAATTTGCTAACCGACATAGTTGGCTCCACTAACCAAAGCAACGATATTTCTGTAAACACGATTACGGCAAACGCCGATGCCCTGCAGATTTTGGAAGAAGCCGAAGTTGCCGCGGAAAGCCGACTTAGAGACCAACTGCCCGATGTGTCCGCTGAAAAGGAAATTCGGAGACGAAGCAGCTTAGGCGCCTAAGTTTTCTATGGCTCTGACTGCTTCATCTGACGTTTTCTGCTATTTTTTCGATGATTTGCAGGATAAAATCGTCGATGCATTCCTCGGATTTGATGCATGCGCTGCAGGACTTAGGAACCACTAGTACAGCTGCATCTTCTGAGATGATATACTCTATTCTGAGTTTTCGTATTCTGCAACGCTTAATCGCTTTGTTGGGTTCAACTGTTATGATGCCTAAGATTGGTTTATCGCAGCTGACACCCTTGGTTGATTCGCCAAAAACTTTGCTACACCTACATCACTAGCTGTCATTGAATTATTTATACCCTTATTTAGGCGGTTGCACAGCGCACCCAGATAACCCAGATATGTTGAACCATAATTATACGCGGTTTATCATACAAGCATTGTCACTTAAGTTGCTGTTTGCCTACAATCACATACCGTTATCTCCCAATGTCCACTACTAACCATTTGACTTAGATGCCCGATATCATCACGGTAAAAAACTTGGTTGAAGTATACTCAGACGGTACCAAAGCAGTGGACGACATATCCTTCAACGTCAAAGAAGGCGAATTCTTCGGTTTCCTGGGACCCAACGGCGCCGGAAAAAGCACCACCATAAAAATCCTCACAACTCTGCTCCACAAAACCCTTGGCACAGTTAAGATAGCGGGATATGACATCGAATCAGGCGCCAATTCTATTCGAAAAGTAATAGGTGTTCAAAGCCAGGATACAACTGTCGATGGCGACTTAACGGGCAGAGAAAACCTTGCTTTGCAGGGGCACTTCCAGCAGATGGACGGCATTAAACTCAAAGCACGCATAGCTGAGCTTCTGCGGTTGGTGGGGCTGGAATCAGTTGCGGATAAGCGAGCCCGCAACTACAGCGGCGGCATGAAGAAGCGGCTGGATTTGGCGACTGCGCTGGTCCATGAACCCAGAATCGTTTTTCTCGATGAGCCAACCACGGGGCTAGACCCGCAGTCAAGGCTGGCTATCTGGTCGTACCTTGAAGAAATCAACAAGGCAGGCACAACGATTTTCCTAACAACCCAGTATCTTGAGGAAGCCGACCGCCTCTGCAAACGATTAGCCATAATTGATTTCGGCAAAATCGTCACCAGCGGCTCCCCAGCTGAGTTGAAACGGGAAATCGGCGCGGATTCCATCAGGATTTCGATTGATAACTGTCAGCGTGATAAAGCCCGTGCCAAGGATCTTTTGAAGTCTCTTTCAGGCGTCAACAACGTGGAGGAATTAGGGGGCGAGGAATGCCTAAACGTCTACGCTAAGAACGCTGGGCCACTGGTAGCAGATATTGTCCGCGCCTTCGACAGCAGCGACATCCGATTGCTCTCCGTGACTTTTTCGTCGCCGTCGCTTGATGACGTTTTCCTCAAACACACGGGCAGGCGAATACGCACCGAAGATCTAGTGAAGGCACCAAGCAGCAGCACCTTTGGAGGACGCCCAAGATGACCCTGCTTGCCGACACATGGTACATTTTTGTTAGATACATGAAGAAGCTAATCCGAACCCCTATCCTGCTCTTTTTTTCGCTTTTTCAACCCATCATTTTCCTGCTTCTCTTCACCCAGCTTCTAGGCAGCTTCTCAGATATACCCGGGTTTGAACAAGCCACCGGCACAAGCAGCTACGCAGTTTTCGCCGCCGCTGGGATTCTGCTTCAAAACGCCTTTGGAAGTGCTTTGCAGTCGGGCAACTCGATTGTCGCCGACATCGATTCGGGTTATCTGCAGAAGATGCTGGTTACTCCAGTGAGCCGCTACGCTATTCTGCTGGGACGGCTACTCAGCGATGCATTCCGCGTAACCATTCAATCCACGATTATAATTGCGCTTTCATTTTTGCCCTTCATCGGCGTCACATACGTTACGGGGCTGCCTGGTATTCTGCTGATTTTGTTGACGATAGCGTTTTTTGGGTTAGCATGGTCGGGGATTTCGTTGGCAATCGGCATGAAGACCCGCAACTCCGAAACGGTTTTTGCCATCGGCGGCTTCATCACTTTTCCGCTACTTTTCTTAAGCACGGCTTTGGTGCCGCAAAGTTTCCAGCCGCCCTGGATACAGACAATCTCCATGTTTAACCCCATAACCTACGCTGTGAATGCATGCCGTGTGTTGATGATAAATG is a window from the Candidatus Bathyarchaeota archaeon genome containing:
- a CDS encoding Snf7 family protein, with the translated sequence MVRRFVDRWSKPKEDSITSKIANVGKPSENIKDQIAQVTQRLDMQTKTLDSAVLRFQSRDAEIFNRVVKAMAMHDGARANILATELAEIRKVEKMLTNASLALQSVSMRLRTVSELGDLVTVLAPAKSMLNNIRGEMCGIMPEASQELGNIGNLLTDIVGSTNQSNDISVNTITANADALQILEEAEVAAESRLRDQLPDVSAEKEIRRRSSLGA
- a CDS encoding ATP-binding cassette domain-containing protein, producing MVEVYSDGTKAVDDISFNVKEGEFFGFLGPNGAGKSTTIKILTTLLHKTLGTVKIAGYDIESGANSIRKVIGVQSQDTTVDGDLTGRENLALQGHFQQMDGIKLKARIAELLRLVGLESVADKRARNYSGGMKKRLDLATALVHEPRIVFLDEPTTGLDPQSRLAIWSYLEEINKAGTTIFLTTQYLEEADRLCKRLAIIDFGKIVTSGSPAELKREIGADSIRISIDNCQRDKARAKDLLKSLSGVNNVEELGGEECLNVYAKNAGPLVADIVRAFDSSDIRLLSVTFSSPSLDDVFLKHTGRRIRTEDLVKAPSSSTFGGRPR
- a CDS encoding ABC transporter permease, yielding MTLLADTWYIFVRYMKKLIRTPILLFFSLFQPIIFLLLFTQLLGSFSDIPGFEQATGTSSYAVFAAAGILLQNAFGSALQSGNSIVADIDSGYLQKMLVTPVSRYAILLGRLLSDAFRVTIQSTIIIALSFLPFIGVTYVTGLPGILLILLTIAFFGLAWSGISLAIGMKTRNSETVFAIGGFITFPLLFLSTALVPQSFQPPWIQTISMFNPITYAVNACRVLMINGFDWPTILQAYGVIALVGIVTLSATLYQFRKVVS